In one Lycium barbarum isolate Lr01 chromosome 7, ASM1917538v2, whole genome shotgun sequence genomic region, the following are encoded:
- the LOC132603263 gene encoding 26S proteasome non-ATPase regulatory subunit 6 homolog: MDSEEGTQQPQLVLAHKLFLLTHSDVNDLDKVRLREEVLEAVVSNDMVPLYETLVSNGVLSLDQKVLDSMRAKNSDELKKLDEKIADAEENLGESEVREAHLAKSLFFIRIGDKEKALEQLKVTESKTVAVGQKMDLVFYTLQMGLFDLDFDLISKSIDKAKKLFEEGGDWERKNRLKVYEGLFCMSTRNFKKAADLFLDSISTFTTYELFPYDTFIFYTVLTSIITLDRVSLKQKVVDAPEILTVIGKIPFLSEFMNSLYECQYKSFFSAFAGLTEHIKLDRYLQPHFRYYMREVRTVVYSQFLESYKSVTIEAMAKAFGVSEDFIDLELSRFIAAGKLHCKIDKVAGVLETNRPDAKNALYQATIKQGDFLLNRIQKLSRVIDL; encoded by the exons ATGGATTCAGAAGAAGGAACACAACAACCTCAGTTAGTTCTTGCGCACAAACTCTTCCTTTTAACACATTCAGATGTTAATGACTTGGACAAAGTTCGTCTTCGTGAAGAAGTCCTTGAAGCTGTTGTCTCCAATG aTATGGTTCCATTGTATGAAACCCTAGTTTCAAATGGGGTTTTGAGTTTGGATCAGAAGGTTCTTGATTCTATGCGTGCTAAGAATTCTGATGAGCTCAAAAAACTCGACGAGAA GATTGCTGATGCAGAAGAAAACTTGGGCGAAAGTGAAGTTAGAGAAGCTCATTTGGCAAAATCATTGTTCTTCATTCGGATTGGTGACAAG GAGAAAGCACTTGAACAACTCAAGGTGACCGAGAGCAAAACTGTTGCAGTTGGGCAAAAGATGGACTTGGTGTTCTATACCTTGCAGATGGGATTATTTGACTTGGATTTTGACCTCATTTCTAAAAGCATAGATAAAGCAAAGAA ATTATTTGAAGAGGGTGGTGACTGGGAGAGGAAGAACAGGTTGAAGGTGTATGAAGGGTTGTTCTGCATGTCCACTCGTAACTTCAAGAAAGCAGCAGATCTTTTCCTTGATTCTATCTCAACTTTTACCACATATGAGCTCTTTCCTTATGATACTTTCATATTTTATACTGTCCTTACGAGCATCATTACCTTGGACCGGGTTTCCTTGAAACAGAAG GTAGTTGATGCACCAGAGATCTTGACAGTTATTGGAAAGATTCCGTTCCTGTCTGAGTTTATGAACTCATTATATGAGTGTCAGTACAAGTCATTTTTCTCCGCATTCG CTGGATTGACGGAGCATATTAAATTGGATCGCTACTTGCAACCACACTTCAGATATTATATGAGGGAGGTCAGAACAGTTGTGTATTCCCAGTTCCTGGAGTCCTACAAGAGTGTTACTATTGAGGCCATGGCCAAGGCTTTTGGTGTATCCGAGGATTTCATCGACTT GGAACTATCTCGGTTCATTGCAGCTGGGAAGTTGCATTGCAAGATTGATAAAGTAGCAGGAGTATTGGAAACTAATCGTCCTGATGCAAAGAATGCTCTTTATCAGGCAACTATCAAGCAAGGGGACTTCTTGTTGAATCGCATTCAAAAGCTTTCTCGTGTCATTGATCTCTAA